One Terriglobia bacterium DNA window includes the following coding sequences:
- a CDS encoding helix-turn-helix domain-containing protein, translated as MTGLHWTFDALDREISAAPPERLSTIIAALSARIAAASARLLAMPTVGSGRTTGPDENLDIAEAARRLGVSRDWLYRHAKGLPFAVRVGRRLVFSARGLERWNQMRQGR; from the coding sequence ATGACCGGCTTACATTGGACGTTCGACGCGTTGGATCGGGAGATCTCCGCGGCCCCGCCGGAGCGGCTCTCCACGATCATCGCCGCGCTTTCGGCGCGGATAGCTGCGGCCTCTGCTCGCCTCCTCGCGATGCCGACAGTCGGCTCAGGAAGAACGACCGGACCCGATGAGAACCTAGACATCGCCGAAGCGGCTCGACGGCTCGGCGTCTCACGAGACTGGCTCTACCGCCACGCCAAGGGGCTCCCCTTCGCGGTCCGTGTTGGCAGGCGGCTGGTCTTCTCGGCGCGCGGGCTGGAACGTTGGAACCAGATGAGGCAAGGGCGTTGA